DNA from Aliarcobacter butzleri:
TTTTGATATTAGAACTATCTACAATACAGAAATTGAGTGTGAAATTATAAAACAATACTTCAAAGTATTTTTATACAAAGTTGATTTCCCAACACGAAGCCAAATGGTGAGACACAGAGTAAATTGGCAAGAATTAAGTAGAAGATATGTAAGTGGGAAAAGAGTTCCTTTTGAATTTTATATTAGTGAAAAACTACAAAATAATCCAAAAGTTGAAGCTTTAATAAAACAAAGTGAAGAGTTATATTTTGAACTACTAGAAAATGGTGTTAAACCTCAAGAAGCTAGAAGAATAATCCCACAAGCTGGTTATTCACAAATTTGGGGAGCTTTTCAACCAACTCAACTTGCAAACTATTTTAGATTAAGAGATGATTCTCACGCACAATGGGAAATTAGACAAACTGCTCTTGCAATGAAAGAATTACTAGAAAAGTAATGAATTATCAAACTATTTTAGAAGAGATTGAAAAAGAGATTCAAGCTCTTTTTGTTGAAGGAAAAGTTGCTAGTTATATTCCAGCTCTTGCAAATGTAAATCCTAATCAATTTTCTATGGCAATCAAAATGTTTGATGGTCAAACTTTTGGAGTTGGAGAGATAGATAAAAAATTCTCCATACAAAGCATTTCAAAAGTTTTTACATTTACATTGGCTTTAAACTATTATGGAAAAGAGTTATATAAAAGAGTTAGTCATGAACCATCGGGAAATCCTTTTAATTCACTAGTTCAACTTGAATATGAAAATGGAATTCCAAGAAATCCATTTATAAATGCTGGTGCGATAGTAACAGCTGATACTTTGGTTTCTATTTATAAAAATGACACTTTTAATCAAATCTTAGATTTTATTAAAATGGTTTCAAATGATAAAACCATAGATTTTAATGAAGAGATTTTTCACTCTGAGCTAGAACATGGATTCAGAAACTACGCGCTAATAAATATGATTAAAAGTTTTGGAAATATTCACAATGATATTGACGAAGTTATAAAAACATATTTTAAACAATGTTCTATTATGATGAGCCCGTCTCAACTTGCAAGTTCAATGCTTTTTTTGGCAAATCATGGAATAAATCCAATAACAAATGAAAGAATTCTCACTGAATCAAAAGCAAAAAGAATAAGTTCACTTATGCTTACTTGCGGTCATTATGATGCAAGTGGAGATTTTGCTTATAAAGTTGGACTTCCTGGAAAAAGCGGTGTTGGAGGAGGAATTGTCGCAATTGTTCCTAAAAAAATGGCAATTTGTGTATATTCTCCAAAACTAAATACTCAAGGAAATTCACTAATTGGAACAAAAGCTCTAGAATTATTTACTACAAAAACTGGTCTATCAATTTTTTAAATTTTAAGGATTTTATAAATGAGTGCATTTGAAATTGCTGATATTATAGGAATTATTTGCT
Protein-coding regions in this window:
- a CDS encoding FAD-dependent thymidylate synthase; the encoded protein is MIQLINKKENIFGDNIAFVENWDFSKANLNEENRILAITQVASICYQNPNALGSESLYNRLAAESKGLPSSSFEFVPVLLDPTNEKHKEILALEYSNVKKFGELICDGKYLLTNYRALVYDFENNENAYSFDIRTIYNTEIECEIIKQYFKVFLYKVDFPTRSQMVRHRVNWQELSRRYVSGKRVPFEFYISEKLQNNPKVEALIKQSEELYFELLENGVKPQEARRIIPQAGYSQIWGAFQPTQLANYFRLRDDSHAQWEIRQTALAMKELLEK
- a CDS encoding glutaminase, whose product is MNYQTILEEIEKEIQALFVEGKVASYIPALANVNPNQFSMAIKMFDGQTFGVGEIDKKFSIQSISKVFTFTLALNYYGKELYKRVSHEPSGNPFNSLVQLEYENGIPRNPFINAGAIVTADTLVSIYKNDTFNQILDFIKMVSNDKTIDFNEEIFHSELEHGFRNYALINMIKSFGNIHNDIDEVIKTYFKQCSIMMSPSQLASSMLFLANHGINPITNERILTESKAKRISSLMLTCGHYDASGDFAYKVGLPGKSGVGGGIVAIVPKKMAICVYSPKLNTQGNSLIGTKALELFTTKTGLSIF